The Fictibacillus phosphorivorans genomic sequence TTCGAACTCTTAAAGCACTTCTATGGTGTTTAAGGTCAAATTGTTGGGTATCAAAATAATAATTGGTCTGTTTATGAAAAGCTTCTTGCTTCACATCAAACTCATCAATCAGCCTTAAAAATTCAAGCTGTGTTAGTAGATTCTTAAATTCAATTTCTATTTCTTGAGACACGTTGTTTATCCCCCCTGTAGCTATAACTTATGTAAACATATTATCTCATAGCGATTCCTGCATCTCAATTTCTTATTAAACGCCTATTTTGTGTTACACTAAAAAAGAAGAAACAGGAGGTTGTTAACATGATGCCACGACGATTGAATGTGCAGTCAACTGCATGGAAAGAAAATAAGCTCATCTTGCTTATTGAGGATGAACAAAACACAGAACTTACTGACTGGAAAGACAGTGAAAGAATGCTGGTCGATTCTGATGGGTTAGCATTCATCTATGTTCTTGAGGATGAAGAAGGATTCAATTATATATCAATTGGTCATAATCATTGGAACGAAGTGAAAAAAGCTCTTGTAGAAGATGCTGTTTTCGTTGTTCAGAATGAAAAAAGAGAAGAGCTTGAACTTACTGCTTTCTCTAGAGAAATGGACTTTTTAACTGACAACATACAAGGAAACGCTAACTATGGTCAACAGATGGAAGACGAAGTGATCAAGGTTTTTGGAACTGAGGAAAAAGCGCAATGAGCATGGACTGGGAAGCGCTATTAATTCCGTACAAGCAAGCTGTTGATGAGCTAAAGATTAAATTTAGAGGAATGCGTGAGCAATTCGAAAAATCAAATCAGCATTGTCCGATTGAGTTTGTTACTGGAAGAGTGAAACCCATTAAGTCAATCGTGAACAAAGCGTATCAAAAGAACATCCCCGATCAACATCTAGAAACGGAAATTCAAGATTTAGCGGGACTTCGAATCATGTGTCAGTTTACTGATGATATAAAAACGGTAATCAATCTTCTCAGGCAGCGTAATGATTTTACGATTGTTGAAGAACGCGACTATATCACTCATAAAAAACCAAGTGGTTATCGTTCGTACCACATCGTTATCGAGTATCCCGTTCAAGTATTGGATGGGGAGAAGAAGATTCTTGTAGAAGTTCAAGTACGAACACTAGCTATGAATTTTTGGGCTACGATCGAACACTCTATGAACTATAAGTATCAGGGACAAATTCCTGAAGATATTCGTCAAAGGTTACAAAGAGCGGCAGAAGCTGCAAACCGATTAGACGAAGAGATGTCTCAGATCAAAGGGGAAATTCAAGAAGCTCAGCTTGTGTTTTTGGAACGCAATGATAAATCCAATGAAACTAATTTAGGATCATAAAGGATGGAGAGAGAATGAAATTTGCCATCGTATCAAAGGGAGACAATAAATCCAATATCTTAACAGAGAAAATCCGAGCATATCTGGAAGAATTTGAATTGGTTTATGAAGAAAATGAGCCAGAGATTGTGATTACAGTTGGTGGTGATGGAACATTGCTTCATGCTTTCCATCATTATGTACATCGCATCGACAAAACTGCTTTTGTTGGTGTTCATACCGGTCACCTTGGCTTTTTTGCAGACTGGTTGCCAGAAGAGGTGGAAAAGCTTGTCATACATATCGCAAAAACACCTTTTCAGATTGTTGAATATCCATTGCTTGAAGTTACGGTAAGATATATTGATGGGCTAGATGAGAAGAGATATCTCGCTGTGAATGAATGTACAGTTAAAAGTGTTGAAGGATCTCTCGTTATGGATGTTGAGATCAAGGGAGAAAAATTTGAAACGTTCAGAGGTGATGGCCTTTGTATTTCAACTCCTTCAGGAAGTACAGCTTATAACAAAGCACTCGGTGGAGCAATCATCCATCCGTCTCTTGCATCCATACAATTATCAGAAATGGCTTCTATTAACAATCGAGTGTTCCGAACGATAGGTTCACCACTCGTTCTGCCACAGCATCATACGTGTATATTAAAACCCGTAAACGATGTGGATTTCCATATTACGATCGACCATCGATTCTTAGTTCAGAAAAAAGTAAAGTCCATACAGTATCGAGTGGCAGAAGAAAAAATCCGTTTTGCTCGCTTTCGTCCTTTTCCATTCTGGAAACGAGTTAAAGAATCTTTCGTCGGAGAATAATATGAATACATTCACATTTACATGGTATGTACAAAATGAAGAAGCTCCCGTCCTTTTAAGAGAGTATTTAAAGACGAAACAGATTTCTAAAGCAGCGCTGACCGATATAAAGTTTCACGGCGGCGCTCTTTTTGTGAACAAAAAAGAAGTAACCGTAAGGACGTTGCTTAATAGTGGCGACGAGGTGACAGTATGGTTTCCTCCAGAAACAAAGAGCTCTTCAATGAAACCGGAAGATATTCCTTTAGACATTATTTATGAAGATGCACATTTTATTGCAGTTCTTAAACCCGCAGGCATGCCAACTATTCCATCGCTTTATCAACCGAATGGTTCACTGGCTTCAGCCATTCTAAACTATTATCAAATAAAAGATATAC encodes the following:
- a CDS encoding GTP pyrophosphokinase, with translation MSMDWEALLIPYKQAVDELKIKFRGMREQFEKSNQHCPIEFVTGRVKPIKSIVNKAYQKNIPDQHLETEIQDLAGLRIMCQFTDDIKTVINLLRQRNDFTIVEERDYITHKKPSGYRSYHIVIEYPVQVLDGEKKILVEVQVRTLAMNFWATIEHSMNYKYQGQIPEDIRQRLQRAAEAANRLDEEMSQIKGEIQEAQLVFLERNDKSNETNLGS
- a CDS encoding NAD kinase — its product is MKFAIVSKGDNKSNILTEKIRAYLEEFELVYEENEPEIVITVGGDGTLLHAFHHYVHRIDKTAFVGVHTGHLGFFADWLPEEVEKLVIHIAKTPFQIVEYPLLEVTVRYIDGLDEKRYLAVNECTVKSVEGSLVMDVEIKGEKFETFRGDGLCISTPSGSTAYNKALGGAIIHPSLASIQLSEMASINNRVFRTIGSPLVLPQHHTCILKPVNDVDFHITIDHRFLVQKKVKSIQYRVAEEKIRFARFRPFPFWKRVKESFVGE